One genomic segment of Oxobacter pfennigii includes these proteins:
- a CDS encoding cell wall-binding repeat-containing protein, which yields MPKKFKRIFTWCLVTCLILTQTIVGGIAFAETSAERLYGQDRYQTAVAISQKGWPSGSDYAIIARGDDFADALCAGPLAKKYDAPILLTETSTLNANTLNELKRLGVKNVIIVGGTGAVSENVEIALTAAGIASVVRFWGADRYETSVKIAEKIGTVKTVVLATGENYPDALSIAPVASANGWPIILTMKDTLPSSAVLYMNTCGVTKSYVVGGTGVIGDLVYYLAPNATRLGGADRYATNVLVMDEFKDTLNFDTIYLAVGDGPSGNEFADALSGAALAAKTSSPVVLAYQNLAAGTLDFLKANTSLATEVISLGGEAVMPSSVANSITALIPVAARYDSSGVYGPAEGTETINGNVVIAADGVTLQNVTIEGDLLLAKAIGLGTVNLNNVTVKGTTTVKGGGTDSIIMYNFNGQTVVVDVPDGHSVRLVASGSTTIADVVLNSGGKLGESELTGSGFVNVAIPAGAEVTLVGDFDTVEVEGSGAKVTLSQGSIKTLNIDSTAANAAVDLAEGTSVTTLNVSTSASVSGKGTINTANINANGVTIEQKPKTTNVASGVSASVGGKTVTGTPSTGGGGGGGGGNGDDDDDEPAPEIERLAGVAPVNGVFTLDAPYNISGATIIVSAAGTVTLSYDDDDEDDEPNRTLGQWSFSSGSNELTVIGNASGLRPLNILSALQDADIDVNDIADAIDLTAILNAVKNDDYKAVIYDEVIPTLLDGLTGQVGNISSIYEAIGLPTIYDAAGNDTQEGIQEALAPAIAVYVDNDGIYSSNAFATLVGDDSEDMIDEINSAPWSSDFYEAINFTILTNALINSSEKQAIYDAVNLEAIYEAARDEAQLNPTTLYAALMGAFHEIQALEDDTKEIIEEQGIDKVLNMLIEDAGYTFILEITNSNGTTRYTIEAN from the coding sequence ATGCCTAAAAAATTTAAAAGGATTTTTACGTGGTGTTTAGTAACTTGTCTGATTTTAACTCAGACAATTGTTGGCGGCATAGCATTTGCTGAGACATCGGCAGAAAGGCTTTACGGACAGGACAGGTATCAGACTGCAGTTGCTATATCACAAAAAGGATGGCCTTCAGGCTCAGACTATGCAATTATAGCCAGGGGAGACGATTTTGCCGATGCACTTTGTGCAGGACCCCTAGCTAAAAAGTATGATGCGCCTATACTTTTAACTGAGACAAGCACCTTAAATGCCAATACATTAAATGAGTTAAAGAGGTTAGGAGTAAAGAATGTAATCATAGTAGGCGGAACAGGTGCTGTATCTGAAAATGTTGAAATAGCTTTGACTGCAGCAGGTATAGCAAGTGTTGTACGTTTCTGGGGCGCAGACAGATATGAAACATCAGTTAAAATAGCTGAAAAAATTGGTACTGTTAAAACCGTGGTTTTAGCAACTGGTGAAAATTACCCAGATGCACTATCCATAGCACCCGTAGCATCAGCCAACGGCTGGCCAATAATTCTTACAATGAAGGACACATTGCCCTCATCTGCTGTTTTATATATGAATACCTGCGGTGTAACAAAGTCCTATGTTGTTGGCGGTACCGGAGTTATAGGAGATTTGGTATATTATTTGGCACCTAATGCAACAAGGTTAGGCGGTGCTGACAGGTACGCAACAAACGTGCTTGTTATGGACGAATTTAAAGATACTCTCAATTTTGATACTATTTACCTTGCAGTGGGCGATGGCCCAAGCGGCAATGAATTTGCCGATGCACTTTCAGGTGCTGCTTTGGCAGCCAAGACATCATCCCCTGTTGTTTTGGCATATCAGAATCTTGCTGCCGGGACTTTGGACTTTTTAAAGGCTAATACATCCCTGGCAACTGAGGTTATATCCTTAGGAGGAGAAGCAGTTATGCCTTCATCTGTTGCAAATAGCATAACAGCATTGATTCCCGTAGCAGCAAGATACGATTCATCAGGAGTTTATGGACCAGCAGAAGGTACAGAGACAATCAACGGTAATGTAGTTATTGCTGCTGATGGTGTAACGTTACAGAATGTAACCATAGAAGGCGACCTGCTCCTTGCAAAAGCCATAGGATTAGGCACCGTAAACCTTAATAATGTAACTGTAAAAGGTACTACCACTGTCAAAGGCGGCGGTACGGACAGTATTATAATGTACAATTTTAATGGACAAACCGTAGTTGTTGATGTGCCTGACGGCCACAGCGTAAGGCTGGTAGCAAGCGGCAGCACAACTATAGCTGATGTAGTTTTGAACAGCGGCGGTAAGCTGGGGGAATCCGAACTTACCGGAAGCGGTTTTGTAAACGTTGCTATTCCTGCAGGTGCTGAGGTTACCTTAGTTGGTGACTTTGATACAGTCGAAGTTGAGGGAAGCGGAGCAAAGGTAACTTTATCCCAAGGTTCCATTAAGACATTGAATATTGACAGCACAGCAGCCAATGCAGCTGTTGACCTGGCAGAAGGTACAAGTGTAACAACTCTTAACGTAAGTACTTCAGCTTCTGTATCAGGTAAAGGTACAATTAATACTGCAAACATAAACGCCAACGGAGTAACAATAGAACAGAAGCCAAAGACTACTAACGTGGCTTCCGGTGTCAGCGCAAGTGTTGGCGGAAAGACAGTAACCGGTACACCATCAACCGGCGGCGGTGGCGGTGGTGGCGGCGGTAACGGAGACGATGATGACGATGAGCCAGCTCCAGAGATTGAAAGACTTGCCGGCGTTGCACCAGTTAATGGTGTATTTACATTGGATGCGCCTTATAATATCTCCGGTGCAACTATTATAGTATCGGCAGCAGGCACGGTTACATTATCTTATGATGACGATGATGAAGACGATGAGCCAAACAGGACCCTTGGACAATGGTCATTTAGCAGCGGTTCAAATGAATTAACCGTAATAGGTAATGCAAGCGGATTGAGACCATTAAATATTTTATCAGCATTGCAGGATGCTGATATAGATGTTAATGACATTGCAGATGCTATAGACCTTACTGCCATATTAAATGCTGTAAAGAATGATGATTACAAGGCAGTTATTTATGATGAAGTAATTCCGACTTTACTTGATGGTTTAACAGGACAAGTAGGAAATATTTCAAGCATTTACGAGGCTATAGGCTTACCAACAATTTATGATGCTGCCGGAAATGATACACAGGAAGGTATACAGGAAGCTTTAGCTCCTGCGATAGCAGTATATGTTGATAATGATGGAATCTACTCAAGTAATGCTTTTGCTACATTAGTTGGTGATGATTCAGAAGATATGATAGATGAAATAAACAGCGCACCTTGGAGTTCAGATTTCTATGAAGCTATTAATTTCACTATTTTAACAAATGCATTAATTAATTCAAGTGAAAAGCAAGCTATATATGATGCTGTTAATCTGGAAGCAATTTATGAAGCTGCAAGAGACGAAGCTCAATTAAACCCTACTACTCTTTATGCGGCATTAATGGGAGCATTCCATGAAATTCAGGCTCTTGAAGATGATACTAAAGAAATCATCGAAGAGCAAGGTATTGATAAGGTACTGAATATGCTGATAGAAGATGCTGGATATACTTTTATACTTGAAATAACCAACAGCAACGGAACAACTAGATACACAATTGAAGCGAATTAA
- the sdaAB gene encoding L-serine ammonia-lyase, iron-sulfur-dependent subunit beta — protein MAKNYGVFDILGPVMIGPSSSHTAGAARLGRIAANIAGSDIKKVTFLLHGSFAKTYKGHGTDKALLAGVLGFEPHDERLRDSFIIASKEGLEYEFIESDLGDVHPNTVKFLFEKSNGTAFTVTGSSIGGGNVLIKEVNGEEVEFTGEYPTIITKHYDRPGVITAVTSLLSELKVNIAFMKVIRKSKGQMASMVVETDNPIPDEAIEGISKIKDIEKVFLVKPI, from the coding sequence ATGGCTAAAAACTATGGCGTGTTTGACATATTAGGGCCGGTGATGATAGGTCCTTCAAGCTCTCATACTGCAGGGGCAGCCAGGCTGGGAAGAATTGCAGCAAACATAGCAGGAAGTGATATAAAAAAAGTTACCTTTTTGCTTCATGGTTCCTTTGCTAAAACATATAAAGGCCATGGTACCGACAAAGCGCTGCTGGCCGGCGTACTGGGTTTTGAGCCCCACGATGAGAGACTTCGGGACTCGTTTATAATAGCCAGCAAAGAAGGACTGGAATACGAATTTATAGAATCCGACTTGGGGGATGTACACCCTAACACCGTTAAGTTTCTCTTTGAAAAAAGTAACGGCACAGCCTTTACCGTCACTGGATCGTCAATAGGCGGCGGAAATGTACTTATAAAGGAAGTAAACGGCGAAGAAGTGGAATTTACGGGAGAATACCCTACCATAATCACAAAGCATTATGACAGGCCGGGGGTAATTACTGCCGTCACTTCGCTATTATCAGAGCTTAAAGTGAATATAGCCTTTATGAAGGTTATAAGAAAATCAAAGGGGCAGATGGCATCCATGGTGGTGGAAACGGATAACCCAATTCCTGATGAAGCTATTGAGGGAATTTCAAAAATAAAGGATATAGAAAAGGTTTTTCTGGTAAAGCCTATATAA
- the sdaAA gene encoding L-serine ammonia-lyase, iron-sulfur-dependent, subunit alpha, with protein sequence MFSSAKELLEYCIKNNVKISAAIIDDEAKTSEKSKGEVMERMRQSLEVMRSSASQGLEKDIKSISGLIGGDAKRINDNINKNKTLCGSNINKAMARAFSSSEVNSAMGRIVAAPTAGSCGILPAVIITAAENFNSTEEEIVNSLFTASAVGAIIAGNATLSGAEGGCQAECGSASAMAAAACVELAGGTPEMSFHAAAIAIKCILGLVCDPIAGLVEAPCAKRNAMGSVNAMAAADMALAGVKSIIPFDEVVDAMYRIGKSMPFELRETSLGGLAATPTGIKLHKEIF encoded by the coding sequence ATGTTCAGCAGTGCAAAAGAGCTACTGGAATACTGCATCAAAAATAATGTGAAAATAAGTGCTGCCATAATAGATGACGAGGCTAAAACTTCTGAGAAATCCAAAGGAGAAGTGATGGAAAGAATGCGCCAAAGCCTTGAAGTAATGAGAAGCTCCGCATCCCAGGGATTGGAGAAGGATATAAAATCCATCAGCGGCCTTATCGGCGGTGATGCCAAGAGAATAAACGATAACATAAATAAAAACAAAACCCTGTGCGGAAGCAATATAAACAAAGCCATGGCAAGGGCATTTTCATCCAGCGAAGTAAACAGCGCCATGGGAAGAATAGTTGCAGCACCCACAGCCGGCTCCTGCGGCATTCTTCCGGCGGTTATAATTACAGCAGCTGAAAATTTCAACTCCACAGAGGAAGAAATAGTAAATTCCCTATTTACGGCATCGGCTGTGGGAGCCATAATAGCCGGCAACGCCACATTATCCGGGGCTGAAGGTGGCTGCCAGGCAGAATGCGGCTCTGCATCCGCAATGGCTGCCGCCGCCTGTGTGGAATTAGCCGGCGGTACACCGGAAATGTCATTTCACGCCGCAGCCATTGCAATAAAATGCATATTAGGCCTTGTATGCGACCCCATAGCCGGATTGGTTGAAGCACCCTGCGCAAAACGAAATGCCATGGGATCAGTAAACGCCATGGCAGCTGCCGATATGGCTCTTGCCGGAGTAAAGAGCATTATCCCCTTTGATGAAGTGGTGGATGCAATGTACAGAATAGGTAAATCAATGCCCTTTGAATTGAGAGAAACCTCTTTAGGCGGCTTGGCAGCAACACCTACGGGAATAAAACTGCACAAAGAAATATTTTAA
- a CDS encoding universal stress protein — MFKKILVPTDVSEASKRALDVALALAKQFESEVELFHVVYTPEPIVDAEATFNLAPLYPTPDQINEMGQAVMERALKDVDAGNIKIEKKFVAGHAAMEVIEEANKGFDLVVMGSRGQGPLTGAVLGSVAQRVLSGAHCPVLIVK, encoded by the coding sequence ATGTTCAAGAAAATTTTAGTACCCACTGACGTCTCGGAGGCTTCGAAAAGGGCTTTGGATGTGGCTTTAGCGCTGGCAAAACAATTTGAGTCCGAAGTTGAGCTTTTTCATGTAGTTTATACTCCTGAACCAATAGTGGATGCAGAAGCGACTTTTAATTTGGCACCGTTATATCCCACTCCTGACCAGATAAATGAAATGGGACAGGCAGTTATGGAGAGGGCATTAAAGGATGTCGACGCAGGCAACATAAAAATAGAAAAGAAGTTTGTTGCAGGACATGCTGCGATGGAAGTTATAGAAGAAGCAAACAAAGGCTTTGATTTGGTAGTAATGGGAAGCCGCGGCCAGGGACCATTGACAGGTGCAGTATTAGGAAGCGTTGCACAGAGAGTTTTATCAGGTGCACATTGCCCGGTGCTCATAGTAAAATAG
- a CDS encoding NYN domain-containing protein: protein MFVCVFIDWENVEKTAKQEFGSVLNFEEFVQVIRSVATSNGSRLVGIQAYGDFDKGTAGLMSTLINLGIEPRHVVTKTAQEYLKGSTDIELSLDILETMYNYPHITDFLFVSGDSDLRHVIKRLQKLGKNLRLLGFKTHTSQFIIDMVNEFILLDDYPNIMRKVTQTEKEQMTLLLLSNEYVRIVIEHVDRLEKMNNKDFIGLNYLRKRLIDHYKDSVTQISDALTHCIDYEILNIYQVPNPNDPKYPTRALKLNRENQAVQYVLNK, encoded by the coding sequence ATGTTTGTTTGTGTTTTTATCGATTGGGAAAATGTTGAAAAAACTGCCAAACAAGAATTTGGTTCGGTGCTTAATTTTGAAGAATTTGTTCAAGTAATCCGCAGTGTTGCCACTTCAAACGGGTCACGTTTAGTGGGGATACAGGCTTATGGAGATTTTGACAAGGGTACGGCTGGCCTAATGAGCACATTAATTAATTTAGGGATTGAACCCCGGCATGTTGTTACAAAGACTGCGCAGGAGTATTTAAAAGGGTCAACAGATATAGAACTTTCGTTAGATATATTAGAAACTATGTATAACTATCCGCATATAACTGATTTTTTGTTTGTTTCCGGTGATAGTGATTTAAGACACGTTATTAAAAGGCTGCAAAAGCTGGGCAAGAATTTGAGGTTATTAGGCTTTAAAACTCATACCAGCCAGTTTATTATTGATATGGTGAATGAATTTATTTTATTGGATGATTACCCGAATATCATGAGGAAAGTAACACAGACTGAAAAAGAGCAAATGACACTGTTGCTGCTTTCCAATGAGTATGTACGTATCGTTATTGAACATGTTGACCGGCTTGAAAAAATGAACAATAAGGATTTTATAGGATTAAATTACTTGCGGAAAAGATTAATTGATCATTATAAAGACTCTGTAACCCAGATCAGTGATGCTTTAACACATTGTATTGATTATGAAATATTAAACATATATCAGGTCCCGAACCCGAATGACCCCAAATATCCAACCCGTGCCTTGAAATTGAACAGAGAAAATCAGGCAGTGCAATATGTATTAAATAAGTGA
- a CDS encoding SEC-C metal-binding domain-containing protein — MNVMSFACDFYGQANRTRTKLGRNDPCPFGSGKKYKKCCGK; from the coding sequence ATGAATGTAATGTCCTTCGCCTGCGATTTCTATGGACAGGCTAATCGTACCCGTACCAAGTTAGGGCGGAATGACCCTTGTCCTTTCGGCAGCGGCAAGAAGTATAAAAAGTGCTGCGGAAAATGA
- a CDS encoding type II toxin-antitoxin system MqsA family antitoxin produces MDCIMCKANLYKGTVNHIVDADGYIIIVKNVPANVCKQCGEYYVEHEIALKLEEIVEESKRNRAEITIINFSDIAA; encoded by the coding sequence ATGGATTGTATTATGTGTAAGGCAAACCTGTACAAAGGTACTGTGAATCATATTGTTGATGCAGATGGATACATTATTATCGTTAAAAATGTTCCTGCAAATGTATGCAAACAATGTGGTGAATACTATGTTGAACATGAGATTGCACTTAAATTAGAAGAAATTGTTGAAGAATCAAAAAGGAACAGGGCTGAGATTACAATTATAAACTTTTCCGATATAGCTGCATAA
- a CDS encoding DUF86 domain-containing protein, with product MNNRDFQIISKIFKEIEVVEDLIVGFNLEKFSSDERTKRAVCMTIINIGELTKSLTEDFKDAYNNIPWKSIAGMRDITAHKYQTLKVGDVWVTILNDIPKLKVQLNEILKDVLD from the coding sequence ATGAATAATAGAGATTTCCAAATAATCAGTAAGATATTTAAAGAAATCGAAGTTGTTGAGGATCTTATTGTTGGGTTCAACTTAGAGAAATTCTCATCTGATGAGCGAACTAAAAGAGCCGTATGCATGACAATTATAAATATTGGCGAACTCACAAAAAGCTTAACCGAAGATTTTAAAGACGCTTATAACAATATTCCTTGGAAATCTATTGCTGGTATGAGAGATATTACTGCTCATAAATATCAAACCTTAAAGGTAGGGGACGTCTGGGTTACCATATTAAATGATATACCCAAGCTGAAGGTTCAATTAAACGAAATATTGAAAGATGTTTTAGATTAG
- a CDS encoding nucleotidyltransferase family protein, which produces MLTLAQIKNSVSDIAVKYPIKKISIFGSYADGSASDNSDIDMLIEFLSPNISLFILSDIKEELESKLNKEVDLIHAPIEADSLIKIDKVVDIYE; this is translated from the coding sequence ATGTTAACTTTAGCTCAAATAAAGAATTCAGTTTCCGATATAGCAGTAAAATATCCTATAAAAAAGATTTCAATATTTGGCTCTTATGCTGATGGGAGTGCAAGTGATAATAGTGATATTGATATGCTAATAGAGTTTTTGTCGCCAAATATTTCACTTTTTATATTATCTGATATCAAAGAAGAATTGGAATCCAAATTAAATAAGGAAGTAGACTTGATACACGCTCCGATAGAAGCGGATTCCTTAATTAAAATTGATAAAGTAGTTGATATCTATGAATAA